One genomic segment of Vidua macroura isolate BioBank_ID:100142 unplaced genomic scaffold, ASM2450914v1 whyUn_scaffold_107, whole genome shotgun sequence includes these proteins:
- the STAT6 gene encoding signal transducer and activator of transcription 6 isoform X3, with product MAGLGAARVALTPSPLLSAGDCSKMSLWNLVSHMPPEEFSSLSTEFPRSLRCLLAEWLENQPWEFINGSDAFCSSMASRMLSDMLEKLRSAAGSDGQQCQILQQVSNIENTFRRDPLRLVAIVRAVLEGEKAAVLKRDHHLPLSFHRRQEELKFSLGLQRLQHRVREIQALLEEGPGPDRAVQSPVAPRELPTLILEAVKELEAAKQQVLKRIQIWKRQQQLAGNGAIFEENLAPLQKRCENLVEVYFQLQQQVMAASTELGPELLSRLLERFNEVLSGLVKSSFLVEKQPPQVLKTQTKFQASVRFLLGPRLLKAAPKPYMVRADMVTEKQARELELSNYSNTLSESTGEILHNTVALETNPTSGNCCANFKNVLLKKIKRCERKGSESVTEEKCAVLFSTNITLTPSNVSIHLQVLSLPIVVIVHGNQDNNAKATVLWDNAFSDIDRVPFVVAERVPWDKMCDTLNLKFMAEVQTTKGLLKEHYFFLAQKIFNDHSASPEDFQSRHVSWAQFNKEILPGRGFTFWQWFDGVLDLTKRCLKSYWSDRLIMGFISKQYVCKLLSMQPDGTFLLRFSDSEIGGVTIAYVMRGKDGSSQVENIQPFSAKDLSIRSLGDRIRDLGQLRNLYPNLPKDQAFGSHYNKEQTGKDGRGYVSTAIKMTVESERDQQPPSTMGAPPEAPQAPMFNLPVLQHELHPENLQALLAPICPPTPFCPQPMPTGYPTVESNIMMVPDRLASPFHSPSPMLSPPSLSHCQDPAFRPPGPFMPNQYMPGEVSQLLPAGPPAEPRDEEMPELPPFQPVEDASLQSPPRWMSPSMEQPSASELEQLLEVPLLPPFAPLPQHSGYPNSSLSSWGLGDARWDDSIRPGHA from the exons atggctgggctgggggctgctcgAGTGGCCCTGACCCCATCccctctcctgtctgcaggtgACTGTTCCAAGATGTCCCTCTGGAACCTCGTGTCCCACATGCCACCAGAGGAGTTCAGCAGCCTCTCCACGGAGTTTCCCCGGAGCCTGCGCTGTCTCCTGGCCGAGTGGCTGGAGAACCAGCCCTG ggagTTCATCAATGGCTCAGACGccttctgcagcagcatggccagcaggatgCTCTCAGACATGCTGGAGAAACTCCGCAGCGCTGCCGGCAGCGATGGGCAGCAGTGCCAGATCCTGCAGCAAGTCAGCAACATCGAG AACACCTTCCGCCGGGACCCGCTGCGGCTGGTGGCCATCGTGAGAGCCGTCCTGGAGGGCGAGAAGGCGGCCGTGCTCAAACGG GACCACCACCTGCCCCTCAGCTTCCACCGGCGGCAGGAGGAGCTGAAGTtcagcctggggctgcagcgGCTGCAGCACCGAGTCCGTGAGATCCAGGCGCTCCTGGAGGAGGGGCCAGGGCCGGACAGGGCTGTGCAAAGCCCCGTGGCCCCCAGGGAACTGCCCACCCTCATCCTGGAGGCTGTGAAGGAGCTGGAGGCGGCCAAACAGCAGGTCCTGAAGAGGATCCAGATCTGgaagagacagcagcagcttgcaGGGAATGGGGCCATCTTTGAGGAGAATCTGGCACCGCTGCAGAAGAG GTGCGAGAACCTGGTCGAGGTTtacttccagctgcagcagcaggtgatggcagcaagcacagagctggggcctgAGCTGCTGTCCCGGCTCCTGGAGCGCTTCAACGAGGTCTTGTCCGGCCTGGTCAAGAG CTCTTTCCTGGTGGAGAAGCAGCCCCCACAGGTGCTGAAGACCCAGACCAAATTCCAGGCAAGCGTCCGGTTCCTGCTGGGCCCGCGGCTGCTGAAGGCAGCGCCCAAGCCCTACATGGTGAGGGCTGACATGGTGACAGAGAAGCAGGCACgggagctggagctcagcaacTACAGCAACACCCTCAG TGAGAGCACGGGGGAGATCTTGCACAACACGGTGGCCCTGGAGACCAACCCCACCAGCGGGAACTGCTGCGCCAACTTCAAAAACGTG ctgctgaaGAAGATCAAGCGCTGCGAGCGGAAGGGCTCCGAGTCGGTGACGGAGGAGAAATGCGCCGTCCTGTTCAGCACCAACATCACCTTGACCCCCAGCAACGTCTCCATCCACCTCCAG GTCCTGTCTCTGCCCATTGTGGTCATCGTCCACGGGAACCAGGACAACAACGCCAAAGCCACCGTGCTGTGGGATAACGCCTTCTCTGACATT GACCGGGTGCCCTTCGTGGTGGCCGAGCGCGTGCCCTGGGACAAGATGTGTGACACCCTGAACCTGAAGTTCATGGCAGAGGTGCAGACCACCAAGGGGCTCCTCAAGGAGCACTATTTCTTCCTGGCCCAGAAGATCTTCAATGACCACAGCGCCAGCCCCGAGGACTTCCAGAGCCGCCACGTCTCCTGGGCCCAGTTCAACAAG GAGATCCTCCCTGGCCGGGGATTCACCTTCTGGCAGTGGTTTGATGGAGTCCTGGACCTCACCAAGAGATGCCTCAAAAGTTACTGGTCAGACAG GCTCATCATGGGCTTCATCAGCAAGCAGTACGTGTGCAAGCTGCTGAGCATGCAGCCGGACGGGACCTTCCTGCTCCGCTTCAGCGACTCCGAGATCGGGGGCGTCACCATCGCTTACGTCATGCGGGGCAAGGACG GCTCCAGCCAGGTGGAAAACATCCAGCCCTTCTCTGCCAAGGACCTGTCCATCCGCTCCCTCGGCGACCGCATCCGCGACCTGGGGCAGCTCCGTAACCTGTACCCCAACCTCCCCAAGGACCAGGCGTTTGGGAGTCATTACAACA AAGAGCAGACAGGCAAGGACGGCCGGGGCTACGTCTCCACTGCCATCAAGATGACTGTGGAAAGTGAAAG GGACCAGCAGCCTCCAAGCACCATGGGGGCCCCCCCCGAGGCCCCCCAGGCGCCAATGTTCAACCTGCCCGTGCTGCAGCACGAGCTGCACCCGGAGAatctgcaggcactgctggcccCCATCTG CCCTCCCACTCCATTCTGCCCCCAGCCCATGCCCACGGGCTACCCCACGGTTGAGAGCAACATCATGATGGTCCCCGACAGGCTCGCCTCCCCCTTCCACAG cccatCACCGATGCTCTCGCCTCCTTCGCTGTCCCACTGCCAGGACCCTGCCTTCAGGCCCCCCGG ACCCTTCATGCCCAACCAGTACATGCCTGGGGAGGTCTCGCAGCTGCTGCCCGCGGGTCCCCCTGCGGAGCCGCGGGACGAAGAGATGCCCGAGCTGCCCCCGTTCCAGCCCGTGGAGGATGCGTCGCTGCAGAGCCCTCCGAGGTG GATGTCGCCCAGCATGGAGCAGCCATCAGCCTCGGagttggagcagctcctggaggtgcCCCTGTTGCCCCCCTTCGCGCCCCTCCCGCAGCACAGCGGGTACCCCAATTCCAGCCTGTCCTCCTGGGGGCTGGGGGACGCGCGGTGGGATGACAGCATCCGGCCAGGACACGCGTGA
- the STAT6 gene encoding signal transducer and activator of transcription 6 isoform X2 yields MSLWNLVSHMPPEEFSSLSTEFPRSLRCLLAEWLENQPWEFINGSDAFCSSMASRMLSDMLEKLRSAAGSDGQQCQILQQVSNIENTFRRDPLRLVAIVRAVLEGEKAAVLKRDHHLPLSFHRRQEELKFSLGLQRLQHRVREIQALLEEGPGPDRAVQSPVAPRELPTLILEAVKELEAAKQQVLKRIQIWKRQQQLAGNGAIFEENLAPLQKRCENLVEVYFQLQQQVMAASTELGPELLSRLLERFNEVLSGLVKSSFLVEKQPPQVLKTQTKFQASVRFLLGPRLLKAAPKPYMVRADMVTEKQARELELSNYSNTLSESTGEILHNTVALETNPTSGNCCANFKNVLLKKIKRCERKGSESVTEEKCAVLFSTNITLTPSNVSIHLQVLSLPIVVIVHGNQDNNAKATVLWDNAFSDIDRVPFVVAERVPWDKMCDTLNLKFMAEVQTTKGLLKEHYFFLAQKIFNDHSASPEDFQSRHVSWAQFNKEILPGRGFTFWQWFDGVLDLTKRCLKSYWSDRLIMGFISKQYVCKLLSMQPDGTFLLRFSDSEIGGVTIAYVMRGKDGSSQVENIQPFSAKDLSIRSLGDRIRDLGQLRNLYPNLPKDQAFGSHYNKEQTGKDGRGYVSTAIKMTVESERDQQPPSTMGAPPEAPQAPMFNLPVLQHELHPENLQALLAPICPPTPFCPQPMPTGYPTVESNIMMVPDRLASPFHSPSPMLSPPSLSHCQDPAFRPPGPFMPNQYMPGEVSQLLPAGPPAEPRDEEMPELPPFQPVEDASLQSPPRMSPSMEQPSASELEQLLEVPLLPPFAPLPQHSGYPNSSLSSWGLGDARWDDSIRPGHA; encoded by the exons ATGTCCCTCTGGAACCTCGTGTCCCACATGCCACCAGAGGAGTTCAGCAGCCTCTCCACGGAGTTTCCCCGGAGCCTGCGCTGTCTCCTGGCCGAGTGGCTGGAGAACCAGCCCTG ggagTTCATCAATGGCTCAGACGccttctgcagcagcatggccagcaggatgCTCTCAGACATGCTGGAGAAACTCCGCAGCGCTGCCGGCAGCGATGGGCAGCAGTGCCAGATCCTGCAGCAAGTCAGCAACATCGAG AACACCTTCCGCCGGGACCCGCTGCGGCTGGTGGCCATCGTGAGAGCCGTCCTGGAGGGCGAGAAGGCGGCCGTGCTCAAACGG GACCACCACCTGCCCCTCAGCTTCCACCGGCGGCAGGAGGAGCTGAAGTtcagcctggggctgcagcgGCTGCAGCACCGAGTCCGTGAGATCCAGGCGCTCCTGGAGGAGGGGCCAGGGCCGGACAGGGCTGTGCAAAGCCCCGTGGCCCCCAGGGAACTGCCCACCCTCATCCTGGAGGCTGTGAAGGAGCTGGAGGCGGCCAAACAGCAGGTCCTGAAGAGGATCCAGATCTGgaagagacagcagcagcttgcaGGGAATGGGGCCATCTTTGAGGAGAATCTGGCACCGCTGCAGAAGAG GTGCGAGAACCTGGTCGAGGTTtacttccagctgcagcagcaggtgatggcagcaagcacagagctggggcctgAGCTGCTGTCCCGGCTCCTGGAGCGCTTCAACGAGGTCTTGTCCGGCCTGGTCAAGAG CTCTTTCCTGGTGGAGAAGCAGCCCCCACAGGTGCTGAAGACCCAGACCAAATTCCAGGCAAGCGTCCGGTTCCTGCTGGGCCCGCGGCTGCTGAAGGCAGCGCCCAAGCCCTACATGGTGAGGGCTGACATGGTGACAGAGAAGCAGGCACgggagctggagctcagcaacTACAGCAACACCCTCAG TGAGAGCACGGGGGAGATCTTGCACAACACGGTGGCCCTGGAGACCAACCCCACCAGCGGGAACTGCTGCGCCAACTTCAAAAACGTG ctgctgaaGAAGATCAAGCGCTGCGAGCGGAAGGGCTCCGAGTCGGTGACGGAGGAGAAATGCGCCGTCCTGTTCAGCACCAACATCACCTTGACCCCCAGCAACGTCTCCATCCACCTCCAG GTCCTGTCTCTGCCCATTGTGGTCATCGTCCACGGGAACCAGGACAACAACGCCAAAGCCACCGTGCTGTGGGATAACGCCTTCTCTGACATT GACCGGGTGCCCTTCGTGGTGGCCGAGCGCGTGCCCTGGGACAAGATGTGTGACACCCTGAACCTGAAGTTCATGGCAGAGGTGCAGACCACCAAGGGGCTCCTCAAGGAGCACTATTTCTTCCTGGCCCAGAAGATCTTCAATGACCACAGCGCCAGCCCCGAGGACTTCCAGAGCCGCCACGTCTCCTGGGCCCAGTTCAACAAG GAGATCCTCCCTGGCCGGGGATTCACCTTCTGGCAGTGGTTTGATGGAGTCCTGGACCTCACCAAGAGATGCCTCAAAAGTTACTGGTCAGACAG GCTCATCATGGGCTTCATCAGCAAGCAGTACGTGTGCAAGCTGCTGAGCATGCAGCCGGACGGGACCTTCCTGCTCCGCTTCAGCGACTCCGAGATCGGGGGCGTCACCATCGCTTACGTCATGCGGGGCAAGGACG GCTCCAGCCAGGTGGAAAACATCCAGCCCTTCTCTGCCAAGGACCTGTCCATCCGCTCCCTCGGCGACCGCATCCGCGACCTGGGGCAGCTCCGTAACCTGTACCCCAACCTCCCCAAGGACCAGGCGTTTGGGAGTCATTACAACA AAGAGCAGACAGGCAAGGACGGCCGGGGCTACGTCTCCACTGCCATCAAGATGACTGTGGAAAGTGAAAG GGACCAGCAGCCTCCAAGCACCATGGGGGCCCCCCCCGAGGCCCCCCAGGCGCCAATGTTCAACCTGCCCGTGCTGCAGCACGAGCTGCACCCGGAGAatctgcaggcactgctggcccCCATCTG CCCTCCCACTCCATTCTGCCCCCAGCCCATGCCCACGGGCTACCCCACGGTTGAGAGCAACATCATGATGGTCCCCGACAGGCTCGCCTCCCCCTTCCACAG cccatCACCGATGCTCTCGCCTCCTTCGCTGTCCCACTGCCAGGACCCTGCCTTCAGGCCCCCCGG ACCCTTCATGCCCAACCAGTACATGCCTGGGGAGGTCTCGCAGCTGCTGCCCGCGGGTCCCCCTGCGGAGCCGCGGGACGAAGAGATGCCCGAGCTGCCCCCGTTCCAGCCCGTGGAGGATGCGTCGCTGCAGAGCCCTCCGAG GATGTCGCCCAGCATGGAGCAGCCATCAGCCTCGGagttggagcagctcctggaggtgcCCCTGTTGCCCCCCTTCGCGCCCCTCCCGCAGCACAGCGGGTACCCCAATTCCAGCCTGTCCTCCTGGGGGCTGGGGGACGCGCGGTGGGATGACAGCATCCGGCCAGGACACGCGTGA
- the LOC128822804 gene encoding basic proline-rich protein-like codes for MAPAPCPARALFPCGPLDPIPSLVTPPRSVPPSSPRSHQGHPPPASPHLRGALRRPEPTLCPTPPPIPARPTGVTPSPGSLLCPVTPAVPSPPPSPRSLCAPNAAVPPRAPDLSRPTMATVPRDSRPGRCPPVPHPLPPSPARSPPPGTASVRSARPAGRPGRGGGGSGAGSSRGSGGQRPRLRRAWEAPGADPAAAAPAERGGGGQRRGRQHRPPFFPPPHRHRSSGRGAGAAPRTAASGVPQPRQGPGRTRVARGVRGRGRSPLWGHGARCWRGHPESRRARARSIPGLGDNPTGRGDAPGTGSAVPAVPPSVPEPSRRAGTRCHRHAHAATDGLRGEHAGGAPEQRERERTEVSRVGWGDAEAPRRQHRGPSRRSGGEGGVSRPAPRSGPAWLGAIYTAAGAWRGARAAPARSWPGGGRAGGRGTSPELPGGSRTGSVPMAGVLPRPSRFTLSPPPPL; via the exons ATggccccagccccctgccctgcccgtgcCTTGTTCCCCTGTGGTCCCCTGGATCCCATCCCTTCCTTGGTGACCCCGCCCCGCTCGGTGCCCCCATCCTCACCCCGGTCCCACCAGGGCCATCCTCCCCCAGCGTCCCCGCACCTGCGTGGTGCCCTGCGGCGCCCCGAGCCCACCCTGTGCCCCACTCCCCCCCCCATTCCTGCCAGACCTACCGGGGTCACCCCTTCCCCGGGCTCTCTGCTCTGCCCGGTGACCCCCGCAGTTCCATCCCCCCCGCCGTCCCCACGGTCCCTCTGTGCCCCCAACGCGGCCGTCCCCCCACGAGCCCCCGACCTCTCCCG TCCCACCATGGCCACCGTTCCCCGGGACTCCCGCCCTGGCCGGTGCCCCCCGGTGCCCCATCCCCTCCCGCCGTCCCCCGCTCGCTCACCGCCGCCTGGAACCGCCTCCGTccgctccgcccgccccgccgggcggccggggaggggcggggggggctcCGGGGCCGGCTCTAGCCGGGGGTCCGGGGGG CAGCGGCCCCGGCTGCGCCGCGCGTGGGAGGCCCCGGGGGCGGATCCCGCGGCTGCCGCCCCCGCCgagcgcggggggggggggcagcggAGGGGGCGGCAGCACCGGCCCcccttcttcccccccccccaccggCACCGGAGCAGCGGGAGgggagcgggagcggcgccCCGCACGGCGGCATCGGGggtcccgcagccccggcaggGACCGGGCAGGACACGCGTGGCACGGGGGGTCCGTGGGAGAGGCAGAAGCCCCCTGTGGGGACACGGTGCTCGGTGCTGGCGCGGACACCCTGAATCCCGGCGGGCCCGCGCTCGCAGCATCCCCGGTCTCGGTGACAACCCGACCGGGCGCGGGGATGCTCCGGGTACCGGCAGCGCTGTCCCGGCAGTGCCCCCCTCGGTGCCGGAGCCCTCGCGGAGGGCTGGCACTCGGTGTCACCGGCACGCACACGCTGCCACCGATGGGCTTCGGGGTGAGCACGCCGGCGGCGCCCCGGAGCAGCGAGAACGGGAGCGGACGGAGGTTTCTCGGGTGGGCTGGGGGGATGCTGAAGCCCCTCGCCGGCAGCACCGGGGTCCCTCCCGCCGGAgcggaggggaggggggggtgtCACGGCCCGCACCCCGCTCCGGCCCTGCGTGGCTCGGCGCTATTTATACCGCGGCCGGCGCCTGGCGTGGGGCCAGAGCCGCCCCCGCGCGATCCTGGCCGGGGGGGGGCCGTGCCGGTGGCCGGGGCACATCCCCGGAGCTGCCGGGGGGATCCCGCACGGGCTCGGTCCCCATGGCGGGGGTCCTGCCCCGGCCCTCCCGCTTCACCCTCTCCCCACCGCCCCCCCTGTga
- the STAT6 gene encoding signal transducer and activator of transcription 6 isoform X1 gives MSLWNLVSHMPPEEFSSLSTEFPRSLRCLLAEWLENQPWEFINGSDAFCSSMASRMLSDMLEKLRSAAGSDGQQCQILQQVSNIENTFRRDPLRLVAIVRAVLEGEKAAVLKRDHHLPLSFHRRQEELKFSLGLQRLQHRVREIQALLEEGPGPDRAVQSPVAPRELPTLILEAVKELEAAKQQVLKRIQIWKRQQQLAGNGAIFEENLAPLQKRCENLVEVYFQLQQQVMAASTELGPELLSRLLERFNEVLSGLVKSSFLVEKQPPQVLKTQTKFQASVRFLLGPRLLKAAPKPYMVRADMVTEKQARELELSNYSNTLSESTGEILHNTVALETNPTSGNCCANFKNVLLKKIKRCERKGSESVTEEKCAVLFSTNITLTPSNVSIHLQVLSLPIVVIVHGNQDNNAKATVLWDNAFSDIDRVPFVVAERVPWDKMCDTLNLKFMAEVQTTKGLLKEHYFFLAQKIFNDHSASPEDFQSRHVSWAQFNKEILPGRGFTFWQWFDGVLDLTKRCLKSYWSDRLIMGFISKQYVCKLLSMQPDGTFLLRFSDSEIGGVTIAYVMRGKDGSSQVENIQPFSAKDLSIRSLGDRIRDLGQLRNLYPNLPKDQAFGSHYNKEQTGKDGRGYVSTAIKMTVESERDQQPPSTMGAPPEAPQAPMFNLPVLQHELHPENLQALLAPICPPTPFCPQPMPTGYPTVESNIMMVPDRLASPFHSPSPMLSPPSLSHCQDPAFRPPGPFMPNQYMPGEVSQLLPAGPPAEPRDEEMPELPPFQPVEDASLQSPPRWMSPSMEQPSASELEQLLEVPLLPPFAPLPQHSGYPNSSLSSWGLGDARWDDSIRPGHA, from the exons ATGTCCCTCTGGAACCTCGTGTCCCACATGCCACCAGAGGAGTTCAGCAGCCTCTCCACGGAGTTTCCCCGGAGCCTGCGCTGTCTCCTGGCCGAGTGGCTGGAGAACCAGCCCTG ggagTTCATCAATGGCTCAGACGccttctgcagcagcatggccagcaggatgCTCTCAGACATGCTGGAGAAACTCCGCAGCGCTGCCGGCAGCGATGGGCAGCAGTGCCAGATCCTGCAGCAAGTCAGCAACATCGAG AACACCTTCCGCCGGGACCCGCTGCGGCTGGTGGCCATCGTGAGAGCCGTCCTGGAGGGCGAGAAGGCGGCCGTGCTCAAACGG GACCACCACCTGCCCCTCAGCTTCCACCGGCGGCAGGAGGAGCTGAAGTtcagcctggggctgcagcgGCTGCAGCACCGAGTCCGTGAGATCCAGGCGCTCCTGGAGGAGGGGCCAGGGCCGGACAGGGCTGTGCAAAGCCCCGTGGCCCCCAGGGAACTGCCCACCCTCATCCTGGAGGCTGTGAAGGAGCTGGAGGCGGCCAAACAGCAGGTCCTGAAGAGGATCCAGATCTGgaagagacagcagcagcttgcaGGGAATGGGGCCATCTTTGAGGAGAATCTGGCACCGCTGCAGAAGAG GTGCGAGAACCTGGTCGAGGTTtacttccagctgcagcagcaggtgatggcagcaagcacagagctggggcctgAGCTGCTGTCCCGGCTCCTGGAGCGCTTCAACGAGGTCTTGTCCGGCCTGGTCAAGAG CTCTTTCCTGGTGGAGAAGCAGCCCCCACAGGTGCTGAAGACCCAGACCAAATTCCAGGCAAGCGTCCGGTTCCTGCTGGGCCCGCGGCTGCTGAAGGCAGCGCCCAAGCCCTACATGGTGAGGGCTGACATGGTGACAGAGAAGCAGGCACgggagctggagctcagcaacTACAGCAACACCCTCAG TGAGAGCACGGGGGAGATCTTGCACAACACGGTGGCCCTGGAGACCAACCCCACCAGCGGGAACTGCTGCGCCAACTTCAAAAACGTG ctgctgaaGAAGATCAAGCGCTGCGAGCGGAAGGGCTCCGAGTCGGTGACGGAGGAGAAATGCGCCGTCCTGTTCAGCACCAACATCACCTTGACCCCCAGCAACGTCTCCATCCACCTCCAG GTCCTGTCTCTGCCCATTGTGGTCATCGTCCACGGGAACCAGGACAACAACGCCAAAGCCACCGTGCTGTGGGATAACGCCTTCTCTGACATT GACCGGGTGCCCTTCGTGGTGGCCGAGCGCGTGCCCTGGGACAAGATGTGTGACACCCTGAACCTGAAGTTCATGGCAGAGGTGCAGACCACCAAGGGGCTCCTCAAGGAGCACTATTTCTTCCTGGCCCAGAAGATCTTCAATGACCACAGCGCCAGCCCCGAGGACTTCCAGAGCCGCCACGTCTCCTGGGCCCAGTTCAACAAG GAGATCCTCCCTGGCCGGGGATTCACCTTCTGGCAGTGGTTTGATGGAGTCCTGGACCTCACCAAGAGATGCCTCAAAAGTTACTGGTCAGACAG GCTCATCATGGGCTTCATCAGCAAGCAGTACGTGTGCAAGCTGCTGAGCATGCAGCCGGACGGGACCTTCCTGCTCCGCTTCAGCGACTCCGAGATCGGGGGCGTCACCATCGCTTACGTCATGCGGGGCAAGGACG GCTCCAGCCAGGTGGAAAACATCCAGCCCTTCTCTGCCAAGGACCTGTCCATCCGCTCCCTCGGCGACCGCATCCGCGACCTGGGGCAGCTCCGTAACCTGTACCCCAACCTCCCCAAGGACCAGGCGTTTGGGAGTCATTACAACA AAGAGCAGACAGGCAAGGACGGCCGGGGCTACGTCTCCACTGCCATCAAGATGACTGTGGAAAGTGAAAG GGACCAGCAGCCTCCAAGCACCATGGGGGCCCCCCCCGAGGCCCCCCAGGCGCCAATGTTCAACCTGCCCGTGCTGCAGCACGAGCTGCACCCGGAGAatctgcaggcactgctggcccCCATCTG CCCTCCCACTCCATTCTGCCCCCAGCCCATGCCCACGGGCTACCCCACGGTTGAGAGCAACATCATGATGGTCCCCGACAGGCTCGCCTCCCCCTTCCACAG cccatCACCGATGCTCTCGCCTCCTTCGCTGTCCCACTGCCAGGACCCTGCCTTCAGGCCCCCCGG ACCCTTCATGCCCAACCAGTACATGCCTGGGGAGGTCTCGCAGCTGCTGCCCGCGGGTCCCCCTGCGGAGCCGCGGGACGAAGAGATGCCCGAGCTGCCCCCGTTCCAGCCCGTGGAGGATGCGTCGCTGCAGAGCCCTCCGAGGTG GATGTCGCCCAGCATGGAGCAGCCATCAGCCTCGGagttggagcagctcctggaggtgcCCCTGTTGCCCCCCTTCGCGCCCCTCCCGCAGCACAGCGGGTACCCCAATTCCAGCCTGTCCTCCTGGGGGCTGGGGGACGCGCGGTGGGATGACAGCATCCGGCCAGGACACGCGTGA
- the NAB2 gene encoding NGFI-A-binding protein 2, with protein MALPRTLGELQLYRVLQRANLLGYYETFIQQGGDDVQQLCEAGEEEFLEIMALVGMATKPLHVRRLQKALREWASNPGLFSQPVSAVPVSSIPLFKLSEAGGRKALSNGHASPGEAAGKGGGSAGTPPARSPTEPGEKLSPSAAPPWPGRSTPESEGGGDEEPGGPPFSPGGSSGEQAVGTELEPELARTVVESVERLLQSCPRGGEAELRALMKLNKKLAKAVGHIFQLEDGDRQKEEEIRRHSAIYGRGEARRREGKQLTLHELIINEAAAQFCLRDNSLLLRRVELFSLSRQVARESTYLSSLKVARAHPEDSGAVVAKRLKQEAGEQSRPELLALPVGLEPPGAGYRASLEEDTGSLSGESLDGHLQAAGACPRLTPPPGAAPDVPLGLAPHGLWSRHILQQTLMDEGLRLARLVSHDRVGRLSPCLPGKPPGPEFEDGLAERGPPAPPDPPRGTIKVEQETSRQ; from the exons ATGGCCCTGCCCCGCACgctgggggagctgcagctgtaCCGGGTGCTGCAGCGAGCCAACCTGCTGGGCTACTACGAGACCTTCATCCAGCAAGGGGGGGACGACGTGCAGCAGCTCTGCGAGGCAGGCGAGGAGGAGTTCCTGGAGATCATGGCGCTGGTGGGCATGGCCACCAAGCCCCTCCACGTCCGCCGCCTCCAGAAGGCCCTGCGCGAGTGGGCCTCCAACCCGGGGCTCTTCAGCCAGCCCGTCTCGGCTGTCCCGGTCAGCAGCATCCCGCTCTTCAAGCTCTCTGAGGCCGGCGGGCGCAAGGCGCTCAGCAACGGGCACGCCAGCCCCGGCGAGGCCGCGGGCAAGGGAGGGGGCAGCGCCGGGACGCCCCCAGCCCGCAGCCCCACGGAGCCAGGGGAGAAGCTGTCACCGTCAGCGGCTCCACCGTGGCCGGGAAGGAGCACCCCCGAGTCGGAGGGTGGCGGGGACGAGGAGCCGGGGGGTCCCCCCTTCTCCCCGGGCGGGAGCAGCGGAGAGCAGGCGGTGGGCACGGAGCTGGAGCCGGAGTTGGCACGGACGGTGGTGGAGAGCGTGGAacggctgctgcagagctgcccgcGGGGCGGCGAGGCCGAGCTGCGGGCGCTGATGAAGCTCAACAAGAAGCTGGCCAAGGCCGTGGGGCACATCTTCCAGCTGGAGGATGGTGACcggcagaaggaggaggagatccGCCGGCACAGCGCGATCTACGGCCGCGGCGAGGCCCGGCGCCGCGAGGGCAAGCAGCTCACCCTGCACGAG CTCATCATCAATGAGGCGGCGGCCCAGTTCTGCCTGCGGGACAACTCGCTGCTGCTGCGGCGCGTCGAGCTCTTCTCGCTGTCACGACAGGTGGCACGGGAGAGCACCTACCTGTCCTCGCTCAAGGTCGCCAG GGCCCATCCCGAGGACAGCGGTGCCGTCGTGGCCAAGCGGCTCAAGCAGGAG GCGGGAGAGCAGAGCCGCCCtgagctcctggcactgccggtggggctggagccccccgGGGCCGGGTACCGAGCCAGCTTGGAGGAGGACACGGGCAGCCTCTCCGGGGAGAGCCTCGACGGCCACTTGCAAG CGGCGGGGGCCTGTCCCCGGCTGACCCCTCCGCCCGGTGCGGCCCCGGACGTGCCCCTCGGCCTCGCACCCCACGGGCTCTGGAGCCGCCACATCCTCCAGCAGACGCTGATGGACGAGGGGCTGCGCCTGGCCCGGCTGGTCTCGCACGACCGCGTGGGGCggctcagcccctgcctgccGGGGAAGCCCCCGGGACCAG AGTTCGAGGACGGGCTGGCAGAACGGGGTCCTCCggcccccccagacccccctcGGGGCACCATCAAGGTGGAGCAGGAGACCAGCAGGCAGTGA